TTCTTGTGGTTTGTTCTAAAGAGTATTTACTCGGAAAATCACACCACAAAAACCTCAAGATCTCCTAGAACACCAGTGCATCAATATGAGGCTAAATGCCAGTGGAACCATTTACGCGTGGGAATTAGAAAATGAAACCGAACAACTTCGACTGAAAGTAAATGGACAGTTTGCTTTTAATTCGTCGACTCAGATTTTACAAGCAGCTCTAGCTGGGTTTGGCTTCGCTTATTTACCTGAAGATCTACTGCAAGATCAACTGAACAGTGGTGAGTTAGTGGCCGTTTTGAAGGATTGGTGTCCGCCAAGTCCGGGGCTGTATTTGTATTACCCGAACCGACGACAACACCGTATGGCCTTTCAATTATTGCTCGATGAACTGAAATATGAGGCTTAAATACTAGGGCCTGTTGACCTTTCGTGGTTAAATTTTGTTCGAGATAAAAGCATTTTAGGTAAGGCAAGTCGATTGTAGCCTAGTTATTCTAAGTAAATGAGACTTAACGAAGCATAAAATGCTTTTAGCCGAACCCTTCGGGCAGCGTTTGTTGGTCATTTGCACTGCGTTATCGGCTCCTCGTGTAGACTAGCTACACCACTGACCCTCTGCCTTGTTCAAATACCCAACAATTCGCTGCAAAAATCATCACGAAAGATCAACAGGCCTTAGGATCTGTTAACCCTATCCGTAAAGACAACATTACTCGGATAGTACCATGCGAACCGCTTCCGCTGCGTGAATTTCCGTAGTGTCATACAAGGATATTGTTGTATGTCGCTGCTCAACCAATAATGCAATCTCTGTACAGCCAAGTATGACTGCCTCTGCCCCTTCTTGATGCAGTTTATCGATGATGCGCAAATATTGATTACGTGACTTTTCTTCAATTTTGCCTAAACAAAGCTCAGAGTAAATCACTTGATGGACGATCGATTGATCTTCAGCATTCGGCACAATGACATCTACGCCAAAATTATCAATGAGACGTTGCTTATAAAACGGTTGTTCCATGGTGAATTGGGTACCCAGTAACCCAACACGTTTTATACCATCGGCCTGTAATTGCTTCGCGGTCGCATCGGCGATGTGCACAATTGGAATAGAAATACCGGACTGAATCTCATCGGCTACTTTGTGCATAGTGTTAGTACAAATCAATAAGAAGTCCGCACCACCCGCTTCCACCGATTGGGCTGCTTGACTCAGTATTTTTACGGTTTGATCCCATTGCCCAAGATTCTGCAGCTTTTCAATTTCATCAAAATCGACACTGTATAGACACAGCTTGGATGAATGCAAACCACCTAAAGCCTGCTTAATGCCTTGATTGATGGCTTTATAATAATTAAGTGTAGACTCCCAACTCATGCCACCGAGCAACCCAATCGTTTTCATTTCTTATCTTTTTTTGATGCTTAGATCATTTCAACATAACCATCATGCTCGCAAATACGTTGACACCAAGCTTGAATCGCAGGGTATTGAGACAAATCGAACCCACCTTCATGTGCAACATGAGTGTATCCATACAAGGCAATATCAGCGATGGTCAGCGTCTCTCCCACCAAATAATCAGACTCTCGTAATGCTTGCTCCATGATGGTTAGCGCTTTATGACCACCAGGTTGAAGCGAATGATATTCGTCCAGTCGTTCTGCAGGCATGCCTTGATATTTTTGAATAAACCGAGCCACGGCGATAAAAGGCTCATGACTATATTGTTCAAAGAAAAGCCATTGATAGGCTTTCGCTTTTAAGAAACGATCTTGGGGGATCAAATCCGTACCATCGGCGAAATAGCCAATAATGGCATTCGATTCAGAGAGAACCCGACCATCATCAAGCAGCACCGTTGGCACTTTGCCATTGGGATTTATCGCCAAAAACGTTGGGGTTTTCGCCTCACCTTTTAAAATATCCACATGCTGCCATTCATGTTCAATCCCTAACAGCGACAGCACTAATTTCACCTTGTAGCAATTACCCGACAATGTATCTCCGTATACTTTCATCCTTGCATTCCTTCCATAAAATCACTTTGTATTGACAGCGAGACGACTATCGACTCAGTATTGTTTATCACCTCAGTATTTTTATCGCGTCGCTATTTTTTCATCGCTTCGATGATTAACATCATCGGGCGACGTAACTCATCATGCCACCCCATTTCTTCTACTAATTTATCTGATGGTTTAGGCTCTACAACCGCTTGAATGTCAAAGCCTGAATCTAACAATAAAGTGATATGGCTTTCCATCGTACGGTGATATTTGACGACTTCACTGCCTAAAAATGAGGTTTTGCGTAACCCTTCATGAAAATAATTATCCAGTGGCCAATGCTGAATTTGACCGTCTTGATAATGCCAATCTTGTGAAGCGTTGGAGGTGAAAATCGGATGTTCTACCGAATAACACAATACGCCACCTGTTTTTAATAACTCAGCTGACTTACGAAATACCGAGGCTAAGTCTTCCACATAATGCAAAGCAAGAGAGCTAAAAATGACGTCTAGCGATCCGGGTTCTGCTGTAAAATCCTCAATGGCACACTGTTGATATTCGACATTGTTTGCTGTAGTCAGTGCTTTTGCTTTGGCTAGCATTTTCTCTGATAGATCGATACCGATCACTTGCGTCGCACCTTGTTCGGCAGCAAATTGGCAATGCCAACCATAACCACACCCTAAATCTAAGATCGTTTTCTCTTTTAATTCAGGTAGGTGTGAACGAAACACTTCCCACTCACCGGCCGATGCCAACCCATCTGTTGAGCGAGGCATCTGGGCATAAGCATCGAAAAAATCAGGATCATCGTATTTATTTTGTTTCATATCATTTACTCATAATTTATCTGCAACGACTTAAATTCTTAATGAATCATTGCTGCCATTAACGCTAATACACCAACCGAAATCGCCTTTGTCGTGACGATCACCCAAAGGCAATCTTTAAAATCGGCATTCGCAACCGTCTTAAGTAAATAAAACCAGACAATCAGGCCAAGTATCCAACCGATTGTCGGTATTAAAGAAACCAACGCCACCAGCAAAGTAATCACGAGTA
The Vibrio gangliei genome window above contains:
- a CDS encoding glutathione S-transferase family protein, which produces MKVYGDTLSGNCYKVKLVLSLLGIEHEWQHVDILKGEAKTPTFLAINPNGKVPTVLLDDGRVLSESNAIIGYFADGTDLIPQDRFLKAKAYQWLFFEQYSHEPFIAVARFIQKYQGMPAERLDEYHSLQPGGHKALTIMEQALRESDYLVGETLTIADIALYGYTHVAHEGGFDLSQYPAIQAWCQRICEHDGYVEMI
- a CDS encoding class I SAM-dependent methyltransferase; amino-acid sequence: MKQNKYDDPDFFDAYAQMPRSTDGLASAGEWEVFRSHLPELKEKTILDLGCGYGWHCQFAAEQGATQVIGIDLSEKMLAKAKALTTANNVEYQQCAIEDFTAEPGSLDVIFSSLALHYVEDLASVFRKSAELLKTGGVLCYSVEHPIFTSNASQDWHYQDGQIQHWPLDNYFHEGLRKTSFLGSEVVKYHRTMESHITLLLDSGFDIQAVVEPKPSDKLVEEMGWHDELRRPMMLIIEAMKK
- a CDS encoding LysR substrate-binding domain-containing protein, with the translated sequence MRLNASGTIYAWELENETEQLRLKVNGQFAFNSSTQILQAALAGFGFAYLPEDLLQDQLNSGELVAVLKDWCPPSPGLYLYYPNRRQHRMAFQLLLDELKYEA
- a CDS encoding aspartate/glutamate racemase family protein; this encodes MKTIGLLGGMSWESTLNYYKAINQGIKQALGGLHSSKLCLYSVDFDEIEKLQNLGQWDQTVKILSQAAQSVEAGGADFLLICTNTMHKVADEIQSGISIPIVHIADATAKQLQADGIKRVGLLGTQFTMEQPFYKQRLIDNFGVDVIVPNAEDQSIVHQVIYSELCLGKIEEKSRNQYLRIIDKLHQEGAEAVILGCTEIALLVEQRHTTISLYDTTEIHAAEAVRMVLSE